One Syntrophorhabdaceae bacterium genomic region harbors:
- the pstC gene encoding phosphate ABC transporter permease subunit PstC, whose product VLAGIPSVIYGLWGLFLLMPMVRYFETLIGAPPHGVGIFTSSLILAIMIIPFSASIGREVITLVPADLKEAAFSLGATRFEVIKNVVIPYARSGIIAGILLALGRAIGETMAVTMLIGNSNFLPTSLLSPANTMASVIANEFAEATGIALSSLVYVGLVLFLVTTLVNMVGNYVIKKLSIESSREAG is encoded by the coding sequence GTGCTGGCGGGCATACCGTCGGTCATATACGGCCTGTGGGGGCTCTTTCTCCTCATGCCCATGGTGCGCTATTTCGAGACCCTGATCGGCGCCCCTCCCCACGGCGTGGGGATCTTCACCTCGTCGCTCATACTCGCCATCATGATAATACCCTTTTCCGCGTCGATCGGGAGGGAGGTGATCACCCTCGTGCCCGCCGATCTCAAGGAGGCCGCCTTTTCCCTCGGAGCCACCAGGTTCGAGGTGATAAAAAACGTGGTCATCCCCTATGCGCGCTCCGGGATCATCGCGGGCATCCTCCTTGCCCTCGGGAGGGCTATCGGCGAGACTATGGCCGTAACCATGCTGATCGGAAACAGCAATTTCCTGCCCACGAGCCTCTTGAGCCCCGCCAACACCATGGCGAGCGTCATCGCCAACGAGTTCGCCGAGGCTACGGGCATTGCGCTCTCTTCTCTCGTCTACGTAGGCCTCGTGCTTTTTCTCGTCACCACCCTCGTCAACATGGTTGGGAACTATGTGATCAAGAAACTGAGCATCGAATCGTCCAGGGAGGCAGGGTAA
- the pstA gene encoding phosphate ABC transporter permease PstA produces the protein MEGHVKARLAKDKAFKATVTALAVLSLLPLLLILFTITKNGIAVINWSFLTSLPRPTGEPGGGVYNAIVGTLYLIVLSGIFSVPIGITAGIYLSERKEGKLAEVVRLCVVVLQGTPSIVIGIVAYVWIVAPIQTFSALSGGIALGVMMLPVIIKTTEETLKLVPYHLKEASLALGVPYHRTILKVVLPAGATSILTGILLSLARITGETAPLLFTAFGNQFMNYSILKPIDSLPYRIFYYAMSPYPEWHAFAWGASFILVVLVLGLNLVARGLAVRWKVQF, from the coding sequence ATGGAAGGTCACGTAAAGGCGAGGCTGGCAAAGGACAAGGCATTCAAAGCCACGGTGACGGCCCTCGCGGTCCTCTCCCTTCTGCCCCTTCTCCTCATCCTCTTCACCATCACCAAAAACGGTATCGCGGTGATTAACTGGAGCTTTCTCACCTCCCTGCCCCGTCCCACAGGCGAGCCCGGGGGAGGCGTGTACAATGCGATCGTGGGCACCCTCTACCTCATTGTCCTCTCCGGCATCTTCTCCGTGCCCATCGGCATTACGGCAGGTATCTACCTTTCCGAGAGAAAGGAAGGGAAGCTCGCCGAGGTGGTGAGGCTCTGCGTGGTGGTGCTCCAGGGAACCCCCTCCATCGTGATCGGCATCGTCGCCTACGTCTGGATCGTGGCGCCCATCCAGACCTTTTCAGCCCTTTCGGGAGGCATTGCCCTCGGCGTGATGATGCTTCCCGTCATTATCAAGACCACCGAGGAGACCCTGAAGCTCGTGCCCTACCATCTCAAAGAGGCGTCCCTCGCCCTCGGGGTCCCCTACCACAGGACGATCCTCAAGGTGGTCCTCCCCGCCGGCGCGACGAGCATACTGACGGGCATACTGCTCAGCCTCGCCCGCATCACGGGCGAGACCGCGCCGCTGTTATTCACGGCTTTCGGGAATCAGTTCATGAATTACAGTATCCTGAAGCCTATAGATTCTTTGCCTTATCGCATATTCTATTACGCCATGAGTCCCTATCCCGAATGGCATGCCTTCGCCTGGGGCGCGTCGTTCATTCTTGTCGTGCTGGTGCTCGGCCTAAATCTGGTTGCAAGGGGGTTGGCAGTAAGATGGAAAGTACAATTCTGA
- the pstB gene encoding phosphate ABC transporter ATP-binding protein PstB, which translates to MESTILKIDDFCAFFGDNQILRNINLSTTNNVVTALMGPSGCGKTTLIRCVNRMHELIPGAHVSGQIHLKGNDVYDMEPIVLRRQIGMVFQKPNPFPTMSIYDNVIAGYKLNGIKMGKSEFDGIVEQSLRSAALWQEVKDSLHRKGTFLSGGQQQRLCIARALAMKPEILLLDEPTSALDPKSTTRIEELIVELKASVTMLLVTHNIAQAARVSDYTAFLYLGELIEFGPTDKMFTVPKDKRTEEYLTGKFG; encoded by the coding sequence ATGGAAAGTACAATTCTGAAAATAGACGATTTCTGTGCCTTTTTCGGCGACAACCAGATTCTGAGAAATATCAACCTCTCCACCACGAATAACGTGGTAACCGCCCTGATGGGCCCTTCGGGCTGCGGCAAGACCACCCTTATCCGGTGCGTCAACAGGATGCATGAGCTCATACCCGGCGCCCACGTGAGCGGCCAGATCCACCTCAAGGGCAACGACGTCTACGACATGGAGCCCATCGTGCTACGAAGGCAGATTGGCATGGTCTTTCAGAAGCCCAACCCCTTTCCCACCATGAGCATCTACGACAATGTCATCGCAGGGTATAAGCTCAACGGGATAAAGATGGGGAAGAGCGAATTCGACGGGATCGTGGAGCAGTCGCTCAGGAGCGCCGCACTCTGGCAGGAGGTGAAGGATTCCCTCCACAGGAAAGGCACCTTTCTCTCCGGCGGCCAGCAGCAGAGGCTCTGCATCGCCCGCGCCCTGGCCATGAAGCCCGAGATCCTCCTCCTCGACGAGCCCACCTCCGCCCTCGATCCGAAGTCGACGACCCGCATCGAGGAGCTGATCGTGGAGCTTAAAGCAAGCGTGACCATGCTCCTCGTGACCCACAATATCGCCCAGGCTGCGCGGGTATCCGATTATACGGCCTTCCTCTACCTGGGGGAGCTGATCGAATTCGGCCCCACGGACAAGATGTTCACCGTGCCGAAGGACAAGAGGACCGAGGAATACCTTACCGGAAAATTCGGATAG
- the phoU gene encoding phosphate signaling complex protein PhoU — MFKDRMNDLRRRLAEYSGLVEKMIEKSISGLVEKDKDRLTEVINKDEPKANKFEILLDELGTAMIAQFQPKAKDLRTILMILRMNNDLERMADHAVNISEDGLFLVSRPQVKPLIDIPRMAETAMSMVRDSINSFITEDVVLARSVCERDAIVDGLLDQVLRELITHMVSDSKTIERSIRLMAIARNLERIADLSTNICEDVIFMVQGKVIKHHFEG, encoded by the coding sequence ATGTTCAAAGACAGGATGAACGATCTTCGCCGCCGGCTCGCTGAATACAGCGGTCTTGTGGAAAAGATGATAGAGAAGAGCATCAGCGGGCTCGTGGAGAAGGACAAGGACCGCCTTACGGAGGTAATCAATAAGGATGAGCCGAAGGCGAATAAATTCGAGATCCTCCTCGACGAGCTGGGCACCGCGATGATCGCCCAGTTCCAGCCCAAGGCCAAAGACTTAAGGACCATCCTGATGATCCTGCGCATGAACAACGACCTCGAGAGAATGGCGGATCACGCGGTGAATATCTCGGAGGACGGCCTCTTCCTCGTCTCCCGTCCCCAGGTAAAGCCTCTCATCGATATCCCGAGGATGGCGGAGACTGCCATGAGTATGGTGCGGGACAGCATCAATTCCTTCATTACCGAGGACGTCGTGCTGGCAAGGTCCGTCTGTGAAAGGGACGCGATAGTCGACGGCCTCCTCGATCAGGTTTTGAGGGAGCTCATTACCCACATGGTGAGCGACTCCAAGACCATAGAGCGCTCGATCAGGCTCATGGCCATAGCGAGGAACCTGGAGAGGATCGCCGACCTCTCCACCAACATCTGCGAAGACGTAATCTTCATGGTCCAGGGGAAGGTGATAAAACATCATTTCGAGGGCTGA
- a CDS encoding DUF72 domain-containing protein, with protein MEYHIGTSGWQYPHWKGPFYPEGVKNADWLAYYAGRLDTLELNVTFYRQVKDSTFLKWYETTPAGFLFSVKMSRFITHLKRLRVDSEPIGRFTDSVRLLKDKLGVVLIQLPPGLRYDEGLVTDFFQLLDGSFRYAVEARNPGFVSDSFFTLLRKHNMAWCIADSAGRYPYREEVTADFVYIRLHGGQQLYASDYGDKELEAWREKIEAWGKETFVYFDNDYSGFAAKNALTLKGMVEREKGASPAPSRSRRKN; from the coding sequence ATGGAATACCACATCGGCACCTCGGGCTGGCAGTACCCCCACTGGAAGGGGCCCTTTTACCCCGAAGGGGTGAAGAACGCCGACTGGCTCGCCTACTATGCCGGCCGCCTCGACACCCTGGAGCTCAACGTCACCTTTTACCGGCAGGTGAAGGATTCGACCTTTCTGAAATGGTACGAGACCACCCCTGCCGGGTTTCTCTTTTCCGTCAAAATGTCGCGGTTCATCACCCATTTGAAACGGCTGAGGGTAGACTCCGAGCCGATCGGCCGCTTCACGGACAGCGTGAGGCTCCTTAAAGATAAGCTCGGAGTCGTGCTCATCCAGCTTCCTCCCGGGCTCAGGTACGATGAAGGCCTCGTGACCGATTTCTTTCAGCTCCTGGATGGATCTTTCCGGTATGCCGTAGAAGCACGAAACCCCGGCTTCGTTTCTGACTCTTTCTTTACCCTCCTCAGAAAACATAATATGGCCTGGTGCATCGCCGATAGCGCCGGGAGATACCCGTACCGTGAAGAGGTGACCGCCGATTTCGTCTACATCAGGCTCCACGGCGGGCAGCAGCTTTACGCCTCCGATTACGGGGACAAAGAGCTCGAGGCATGGCGGGAGAAGATCGAGGCCTGGGGAAAAGAGACTTTCGTCTATTTCGATAACGACTATAGCGGATTTGCCGCAAAGAACGCCCTCACCCTGAAGGGGATGGTCGAGCGTGAAAAAGGGGCGTCCCCCGCGCCATCGCGCAGCCGACGGAAGAATTAA
- a CDS encoding SBBP repeat-containing protein yields the protein MPTYGAILYKGGYPGIDIKFYGTNSELEYDVIVAPGADPSRVLFSYGGIEDLALTADGGLEVVLGDGSIFQKKPFIYQVKGDTKVEVKGWFVLTARNTYGFRVGHYDKDRPLVIDPGLVYSTYLRGSNNDVPLAITVDSSGNMYVTGYTTSPNFPTQGPFQATNAGLKDVFVTKLAPAGSSLVYSTYLGGLADDNPTSIAVDSSGNVYIAGDTESIDFPTLSPFQTANAGAADIFVARIAPAGDSLVYSTYIGGGSDDFCNAIALDSSGNLYIAGETLSSDIPVVNAFQGAKASGAGGADAYVAKLASTGGSLLYATYLGGTALDAAFAIAVDTSGNAYVAGDTDSADFPLQSPFQGYGGDGDAFIAKLSPTGSSLLYSTYLGGTVNEQGRGIAVDESGNMYVAGHTSSRDFPVQNAYQATHGGGVLDFFISKLTPDGASLLYSTYLGGDNIDQCFGMAVDPSGSVHVAGMTNSTNFPTAHAYQAAPAGGGDAVVAKLGPTGGSLAYATYLGGSQLDAAFALAIDQAGSVYVAGVTASADYPTMNPYQTAAADPPFFHTFVSKLGFTLSVSKSGTGTGTGTGTVTGSPAGFSCGDVCVAVYGPATAVTLAPVADTGSVFAGWTGCDPATGASSGKKSRKASQSRRSTQCIVTMTADKTVGAVFAASNYTLTATVSGSATGTLSATGLTCTGESCTGAYPYGSSVTLTATPDALATVSWIGCDSSTATTCTVSMTDHKSVTASFDGNCTYVVAPARRNFTPPGGSFNVTVTGRGSRNCATPSVRASDGWITASLASFVRTRGTARVTVAANGTTSRRDGAVYVAGMRVMLSQSGLPCSVTLTPTSAPLSAAAQSGSFSVVSPAGCAWKATVQSGGLWITPGDVEGTGNGTVTYSVPDNTSRRQRVGTIKTSLVIPPAKPKVFRVIQAR from the coding sequence GTGCCCACTTACGGCGCCATCCTCTATAAAGGGGGTTACCCCGGGATCGACATAAAGTTTTACGGCACCAACTCTGAGCTCGAATATGATGTCATCGTAGCCCCCGGGGCGGACCCCTCGCGGGTGCTCTTTTCCTATGGCGGTATCGAGGATCTTGCCCTTACCGCCGACGGCGGACTCGAGGTCGTCCTCGGCGACGGCTCGATCTTTCAGAAGAAGCCCTTTATCTACCAGGTAAAAGGGGACACCAAAGTCGAGGTGAAGGGCTGGTTTGTCCTCACCGCGAGGAATACCTACGGATTCAGGGTGGGTCACTACGACAAAGATCGACCCCTGGTGATCGACCCCGGTCTCGTCTACTCGACCTACCTGAGGGGATCGAACAACGACGTGCCTCTGGCCATTACCGTCGATTCTTCCGGAAACATGTACGTGACAGGATATACCACATCGCCCAATTTCCCGACCCAGGGACCTTTTCAGGCAACGAATGCGGGACTGAAGGACGTCTTTGTCACGAAGCTCGCGCCGGCGGGTTCAAGCCTCGTCTATTCCACCTATCTCGGGGGCTTGGCCGACGACAACCCGACAAGCATCGCCGTCGATTCATCGGGCAATGTCTACATCGCAGGAGATACCGAATCGATTGACTTTCCGACCCTGAGCCCCTTTCAGACGGCGAACGCGGGCGCTGCAGATATATTTGTCGCAAGAATCGCGCCTGCCGGAGACAGCCTCGTCTACTCGACCTACATCGGCGGGGGGAGTGACGATTTCTGCAACGCCATTGCCCTCGATTCCTCGGGCAACCTCTATATTGCAGGAGAAACACTCTCTTCGGACATACCGGTCGTCAATGCTTTCCAGGGCGCGAAGGCGAGCGGGGCGGGCGGGGCGGACGCGTACGTCGCCAAGCTCGCCTCCACGGGTGGAAGCCTCCTCTATGCCACCTATCTCGGGGGGACGGCCCTTGATGCAGCCTTTGCGATCGCCGTCGACACCTCGGGCAATGCCTATGTGGCCGGGGATACGGACTCGGCCGATTTTCCCCTCCAAAGTCCTTTTCAGGGCTACGGGGGCGACGGCGATGCCTTTATTGCAAAGCTTTCCCCCACGGGGTCGAGCCTCCTCTATTCGACCTATCTTGGGGGCACGGTAAATGAACAGGGGCGGGGAATAGCCGTCGACGAATCGGGCAACATGTACGTAGCAGGACATACGTCGTCCCGCGATTTCCCGGTGCAAAACGCCTATCAGGCAACCCATGGCGGGGGAGTGCTCGACTTCTTTATCTCAAAACTGACGCCTGACGGCGCGAGCCTGCTCTATTCCACCTACCTCGGAGGGGATAATATCGACCAATGCTTTGGCATGGCTGTCGATCCATCGGGCAGCGTGCACGTGGCAGGGATGACAAACTCGACCAATTTCCCCACGGCCCATGCCTACCAGGCCGCACCTGCCGGCGGCGGAGACGCGGTTGTTGCGAAACTGGGACCAACGGGCGGGAGCCTCGCCTATGCCACCTATCTCGGGGGATCACAGCTCGATGCCGCCTTTGCGCTGGCCATTGATCAGGCAGGGTCGGTCTATGTCGCGGGCGTCACCGCTTCCGCCGATTATCCTACAATGAACCCCTACCAGACCGCGGCGGCTGATCCTCCCTTCTTCCACACCTTTGTTTCCAAGCTGGGATTTACTCTCTCCGTCTCGAAAAGCGGCACGGGCACCGGCACGGGCACCGGCACGGTCACCGGCTCTCCTGCAGGGTTCTCCTGCGGCGACGTATGCGTTGCCGTGTATGGTCCCGCGACGGCAGTCACCCTTGCCCCCGTCGCCGATACGGGCTCCGTGTTCGCGGGCTGGACGGGATGCGACCCCGCGACGGGTGCCTCTTCAGGGAAGAAAAGCCGAAAGGCGAGCCAGTCGAGGCGCTCCACGCAATGCATCGTGACCATGACCGCGGATAAGACGGTGGGCGCCGTGTTCGCCGCCTCCAACTACACCCTCACCGCGACCGTGAGCGGATCGGCCACCGGCACCCTCAGCGCCACGGGCCTCACGTGCACGGGCGAGTCGTGCACCGGCGCCTATCCCTACGGCAGCTCGGTCACCCTCACCGCCACTCCCGATGCCCTTGCCACCGTAAGCTGGATAGGGTGCGATTCTTCCACGGCGACTACCTGTACGGTCTCCATGACCGACCACAAGAGCGTCACCGCCTCTTTCGATGGAAACTGTACCTATGTGGTCGCCCCGGCACGCAGGAACTTCACCCCCCCGGGAGGAAGCTTCAATGTCACGGTCACCGGCAGAGGTTCGAGAAATTGCGCGACTCCGAGCGTAAGGGCGTCGGACGGATGGATTACCGCCTCCCTGGCATCCTTCGTCAGGACCAGGGGAACGGCGAGGGTCACCGTCGCGGCCAATGGGACGACCAGCCGCAGGGACGGCGCTGTCTATGTCGCGGGGATGCGGGTTATGCTGAGCCAGAGCGGGCTGCCCTGTTCCGTGACGCTCACGCCCACGAGCGCGCCTCTCAGCGCTGCGGCGCAATCAGGATCGTTCTCGGTTGTCTCTCCCGCGGGCTGTGCATGGAAAGCGACAGTCCAGTCCGGGGGCTTGTGGATCACCCCGGGTGATGTGGAGGGGACGGGCAACGGAACAGTGACCTATTCGGTCCCTGACAATACGAGCCGCAGGCAGAGGGTAGGGACCATCAAGACGTCCCTTGTCATTCCCCCTGCGAAGCCCAAGGTGTTCCGGGTTATCCAGGCCAGGTAG
- a CDS encoding flavodoxin domain-containing protein, whose amino-acid sequence MKRDFTRREFIWAGSLLAGCGAAIFAPGGRTLSAGKAHAGGVDFVEPSCLSREKTGKRVLVAYASRCGTTGGVAEAMGRTLCDAGFDVDTRLAKHVEDVSPYGAVVLGSAIDRASWLTDAIKFAEKNREALSRVPVAYFLTCVTLYQDTAETRKLAQSYMEPVLRAVPEVRPVDTGHFAGVLDYGKLNVVLRMVMKAKMQSKGVPEGDFRNWNAITSWAKGLAAPFGSLKTTS is encoded by the coding sequence ATGAAAAGAGATTTTACGAGAAGAGAGTTTATATGGGCGGGCTCGCTGCTGGCGGGGTGTGGGGCGGCCATTTTCGCGCCAGGCGGCAGGACTTTGTCCGCGGGGAAGGCACATGCCGGCGGAGTCGATTTCGTTGAGCCGAGCTGCCTATCCAGGGAGAAGACAGGCAAAAGAGTCCTTGTAGCCTATGCGAGCCGCTGCGGGACCACCGGCGGCGTGGCGGAGGCTATGGGACGGACATTGTGCGATGCCGGCTTCGACGTCGACACGCGCCTCGCGAAGCATGTCGAGGATGTGAGCCCCTACGGCGCCGTCGTGCTCGGCAGCGCAATAGACCGGGCGTCGTGGCTCACGGACGCCATAAAGTTCGCGGAAAAGAACCGGGAGGCTCTGAGCAGGGTGCCTGTGGCCTATTTCCTCACATGCGTTACCCTTTACCAGGATACCGCGGAGACCCGAAAGCTCGCCCAAAGTTACATGGAGCCCGTGCTGAGAGCCGTGCCCGAGGTGCGGCCCGTGGACACCGGGCACTTCGCCGGCGTCCTCGACTACGGCAAATTGAACGTGGTGCTCCGGATGGTGATGAAGGCCAAGATGCAGTCCAAAGGGGTGCCGGAGGGAGACTTCAGGAACTGGAACGCAATCACGTCATGGGCAAAGGGGCTCGCGGCGCCCTTTGGGAGTCTGAAAACAACTTCCTGA
- a CDS encoding Spy/CpxP family protein refolding chaperone — MKMQRRFAVIGGIIIIIMVFMGLGIAEVFGAGGAFRCGPHFGPFGGFHRCHGFEGDMPGFVLKGLDKKIEKLNLTPAQKTEYEGLRAHLKENLLAAKEDRLRFREVVRNEMAKGSPDVAALNAMMKKKIEGVSVALQHDLDLFESFYSILDEGQKQQVVAGIRERMAARDKCREEKR; from the coding sequence GGCGGTATAATAATTATTATCATGGTCTTTATGGGCCTCGGGATTGCCGAGGTATTCGGCGCGGGGGGAGCGTTTCGCTGCGGCCCCCATTTCGGCCCCTTCGGGGGATTCCATCGCTGCCACGGGTTCGAAGGAGACATGCCCGGTTTCGTGTTGAAGGGGCTGGATAAGAAGATAGAAAAGTTGAACCTGACCCCCGCCCAGAAGACAGAATATGAGGGGCTCCGCGCCCACCTGAAAGAAAATTTACTGGCGGCGAAGGAGGACAGGTTGAGGTTCAGGGAGGTCGTTCGCAACGAAATGGCAAAGGGATCGCCCGACGTCGCGGCGTTAAATGCTATGATGAAGAAGAAGATCGAGGGTGTTTCCGTAGCCTTGCAGCACGACCTCGACCTCTTTGAATCCTTCTATTCGATCCTCGACGAAGGGCAGAAGCAACAGGTAGTGGCGGGTATCCGGGAAAGGATGGCTGCCCGGGACAAGTGCCGGGAGGAAAAACGATGA